GCTGTGATTGATAATGAAGATTATCAAAACAGCGAAAGTTTCAAGGAAACCATGAAAGCTGTGTCCAGTGAGGAGGAGTCTATTTTAAAGATCTCACTGACCTCAGATACCAGCAAAGCACTGGAATGGCTCTCTGATGGTACAGTATCCGGCATCATTGCCATGACCGGGGATAAACCTGAGCTCACAGTGACTGAATCTGGTGTCGATCAGACGATTATCAAAAATGTGCTAGACCAGTATATTCGGGTTTACCACACAGTTGCTGATGTTGCTCAGTCAAATCCACAGGCCTTTGCTCAGGGATTTATGGATGAGATTGGCAGCACCAAAGACTACACTGTCGCTGGGTCTCTGACAGACAAAAGCCTGAACACACTTCTCATCAGCTATTACGCGCTCTTGGCAATGGCCTGCTTTTACGGTGCATTTCTGGGACTTCAGGATATGGTTGATATTCAGGCAAATTTATCCGACAAGGCTTCTCGTCTGGCCGTCGCTCCCACACATAAGCTCAAATTACTGGGCATCAACTTCTGCGCGACACTGACTATCCACTTTGTTGAGATACTTATCCTTATCGCCTACATGGTCTTTATGCTGGATGTTGAGATGGGAAATCATATTCCTGAAATCCTTCTGATCAGCTTGGTCGGATCGGTCTGCGGCATTACCTTCGGCACAATGATCGGTGTTCTGGTAAAAGGAAGCGAAGGCCTTAAGACCGGCATCCTCGTAGCAATCACCATGCTCATGTCGTTTCTGGCTGGTATGATGTCGCCAGATATCAAGTACAGCATTCGTCTGAGTGCTCCTTGGGCTGAAGTGGTTAACCCTGTCAGTCAGATTACCAACGCATTTTACAGTATTTATTACTATGACGGTGGGCCAAAGTTTTATACCTGCATCGCTATTCTGTGCATGTTTGCAGTGATTTTTTCTACCGTTACATACTATGTTACCCGGAGGCAGCAATATGCAAGTCTTTAGAACCTATTTTAAAATCATTAAAAGCAATCTCATGCAGATGATGATCTATATCGTTATTTTTATCGGTCTGGCTGTTTTATTTTCAATAATGTCACAGACAAGTAGCAGTACGAGTTTTACACCTCAAAAACCATTGATGGCCGTTATCAATCACGATGAAAACAGCGAGCTTCTCCGTGGCTTTACCGATTATCTCGACCAGAATGCTGACATTGTCCCATTGAAGGATGATCCGTCAACACTCAAGGATGCACTTTTTTTCAGAGAGGTCGTCTATATCGCAACTATTCCTGAAGGGTTTACTCAGGCCTTTATGGCAGGAGAAAAACCCGAAATCATTGAAAGCACAGTTCCCGACAGTGATTTTGAGTATCAGACGGGTCAGCTTGTCAACCAATATTTTAATACGGCCCAGCTCTATCTAAAAGGGATTCCGGATATCAGCCAGTCAGAGCTATCAAAAAAGACAGCCGCCAGTATGGATGATCAGACAACTGTCACTCTGGATCAAATTTCCATTGAGGAGGGGATTCCAAGCTATTCCTATTACTTTAATTATCTGGCCTATGCCCTGCTGGCT
The DNA window shown above is from Eubacterium limosum and carries:
- a CDS encoding ABC transporter permease codes for the protein MQVFRTYFKIIKSNLMQMMIYIVIFIGLAVLFSIMSQTSSSTSFTPQKPLMAVINHDENSELLRGFTDYLDQNADIVPLKDDPSTLKDALFFREVVYIATIPEGFTQAFMAGEKPEIIESTVPDSDFEYQTGQLVNQYFNTAQLYLKGIPDISQSELSKKTAASMDDQTTVTLDQISIEEGIPSYSYYFNYLAYALLAVLILGISSIMMVFNNQDIKRRNSCAPMRLKNFNAQLAIASTIFGIIVWGFMLLVAFVLYDITTDNLPLVLLCSVNALLMTFTALGIAFLTGQFIKSYNIQSAVANVVSLGLCFLSGVFVPQYLLGDSVKAIASFTPTYWYIKANNAIIGLKSFSMEALSPILADMLVLTGFIVAIFAVGLMISRYRQLSRN
- a CDS encoding ABC transporter permease, translating into MFSFLYTNRIKCLLRDKALVFWTLLFPLILATLFHFAFSNIFSGHNFKAIPVAVIDNEDYQNSESFKETMKAVSSEEESILKISLTSDTSKALEWLSDGTVSGIIAMTGDKPELTVTESGVDQTIIKNVLDQYIRVYHTVADVAQSNPQAFAQGFMDEIGSTKDYTVAGSLTDKSLNTLLISYYALLAMACFYGAFLGLQDMVDIQANLSDKASRLAVAPTHKLKLLGINFCATLTIHFVEILILIAYMVFMLDVEMGNHIPEILLISLVGSVCGITFGTMIGVLVKGSEGLKTGILVAITMLMSFLAGMMSPDIKYSIRLSAPWAEVVNPVSQITNAFYSIYYYDGGPKFYTCIAILCMFAVIFSTVTYYVTRRQQYASL